AGAGTTAACAAACGATAATCAGCAAAACTTGCACATACCATATGCCTTATAGCCATATCTAGGGATTTCTTTGAGAGTGTTCTTCCAAAGCCAGAACCGTCTGGGGATGAGGATGACTTCCCTGAGAGATTACTGTAAGAAGAATGTTTGTCATCTTGCTTTGGAGGTGCCAGTTTCCGCATGTTTATTACCCTTTCAACCATTTTCGTTCCAACTAAGCCTGGGCTCACATTGTCATTAACTTTAGAATACCCACGATTTACAGCAGGAATGGAACTACCACTGCCATGAAGCATGCCATTGGATGCTCGTCCTCTTGAAGGAGAGCACGATTGCCTTCTTGGTCTTCCATTAGAACCAGGCTCGATGGAGGAAGATCGAGAACTAGGTTGTCCAGGCCTACCCCTAGTAGCGGATAGCGGTCTATCAAGAACTGAAGTCCTTAAATTTGGTGGGGCATCAAGTGAGAAACCAGGCATCTCTGAGGGTTTCCATGGTCTGGACTTCACCGTTGGGGAAGTGCCACGTGATGGCACAGGGTTTCTTGATGTCATTGGAGATGGCTTTGAAACTGAAGAAGACGACTTAGTTAGAGGAGCTGAAACACTGGTAACACTCGATGGTGTGGATGGTCGTCTGGTAGGTGTTGCAGCCCTAGATGTGGACTTGGATGGAGGCAAAGTTGTTCTGGCAGTTGGAGTTGAAGACCTTGTTGTAGACCTGGATAAAGGTGTGGAGGATCTTGCCGGTACTGTGGGCTTCACTGCAGGAACAGTAGACTTAGTTAGAGGAACCGTAGACTTAGTTGCAGGAACTGTGTACTTTGTTGCAGGAATTGTGGACGTAGTTGTAACAACTGCAGGCTTAGTTGAAAGCAAGGTTGCCCTTGATGTAGGTGTCGAGGATCTTGAAGGTTTAGATCCTGTGGTCAATGTGGGGCGTCCAGTTGGTGTGGCAGGTCTTGATCCTGGACCCCCTGATGATGAAGGCCTGCGAGTCCCAGTAATTGAAGTCTTAAACCCAGGGGAGGAAGCTGCTTGTTTAGATACTAAGTTGCTCCTTGTAGTAGGCTCTGGCTGTAGGTTTGCTAACTAAAACAAGAATGAAggagttaaaaagaaaaaacaagaatgAAGGAATAACTTAGTATGTATCCGCCATGAATTCAAGCATAATGTTACTGCCAAAATATAAATAGCGGACTGCCATTAAAAGTGCCTCGTGGCCGTGGAATttcgaaatattaataatttttttttattggaataaagattaatatatattggaGAACTTATGGAGGACCTACAACAATTTTTAACTCTGATAGAAACTAAAGCCTTGAACTCGCTTAACACTCTTAAAACTAAGATGTGTTAGTTTAGTCATGTTAAAAATTGGAAATTTTAAGTTCAGGCAATTGCAAGAGCACCCTGTCAGACATGTGATATGTTGATTGGTTCCAAAAGTTTAAATAGTCTGATGAATGCACAAGTGAAATTCTGAACCTCGACCAACCATCAAGTTCTGAGGATAAAAGTGTATCAAAAACTGTAAAAGTTTCAAACTGCTTACCCTAGATTTCAGCACAGTGGGGCGAGCCTTTGGGGTACCAAGCTGACTCCTTATGGTCTTCTGTGATTCCACCTCCAAAGAAGGAAATAGAGGTGTACCAGGAGGGGTTAGAAGCCtgaaaatagatcaaaattctATCAGCACCAACTCAAATAACACAGTACCAGTCatagtcatttttatttacCAGTCatagtcatttttatcattttcagaATTGAGGAAA
This window of the Juglans regia cultivar Chandler chromosome 12, Walnut 2.0, whole genome shotgun sequence genome carries:
- the LOC108980028 gene encoding mucin-17-like isoform X1 — encoded protein: MNRSFRAQESQMPAAMRLRQQQLVLRASMMKEKEEELALFLEMKKCDKERNDLLLNNSEEFDAPLGSNPGTSPIFNISSSMPAPARKTGADDFLNSENDKNDYDWLLTPPGTPLFPSLEVESQKTIRSQLGTPKARPTVLKSRLANLQPEPTTRSNLVSKQAASSPGFKTSITGTRRPSSSGGPGSRPATPTGRPTLTTGSKPSRSSTPTSRATLLSTKPAVVTTTSTIPATKYTVPATKSTVPLTKSTVPAVKPTVPARSSTPLSRSTTRSSTPTARTTLPPSKSTSRAATPTRRPSTPSSVTSVSAPLTKSSSSVSKPSPMTSRNPVPSRGTSPTVKSRPWKPSEMPGFSLDAPPNLRTSVLDRPLSATRGRPGQPSSRSSSIEPGSNGRPRRQSCSPSRGRASNGMLHGSGSSIPAVNRGYSKVNDNVSPGLVGTKMVERVINMRKLAPPKQDDKHSSYSNLSGKSSSSPDGSGFGRTLSKKSLDMAIRHMDIRRSIPGNLRPLMTNIPASSMYSVRSGPALSRAISVSDSPLATSSNASSEVSVNNNGLCLYGSELEDDIGSDRGGRSPASMHGRTLKLAKSKSSLSPIGLLHVYVE
- the LOC108980028 gene encoding mucin-17-like isoform X2, whose amino-acid sequence is MNRSFRAQESQMPAAMRLRQQQLVLRASMMKEKEEELALFLEMKKCDKERNDLLLNNSEEFDAPLGSNPGTSPIFNISSSMPAPARKTGADDFLNSENDKNDYDWLLTPPGTPLFPSLEVESQKTIRSQLGTPKARPTVLKSRLANLQPEPTTRSNLVSKQAASSPGFKTSITGTRRPSSSGGPGSRPATPTGRPTLTTGSKPSRSSTPTSRATLLSTKPAVVTTTSTIPATKYTVPATKSTVPLTKSTVPAVKPTVPARSSTPLSRSTTRSSTPTARTTLPPSKSTSRAATPTRRPSTPSSVTSVSAPLTKSSSSVSKPSPMTSRNPVPSRGTSPTVKSRPWKPSEMPGFSLDAPPNLRTSVLDRPLSATRGRPGQPSSRSSSIEPGSNGRPRRQSCSPSRGRASNGMLHGSGSSIPAVNRGYSKVNDNVSPGLVGTKMVERVINMRKLAPPKQDDKHSSYSNLSGKSSSSPDGSGFGRTLSKKSLDMAIRHMDIRRSIPGNLRPLMTNIPASSMYSVRSGPALSRAISVSDSPLATSSNASSEVSVNNNGLCLYGSELEDDIGSDRGGRSPASMHGR